One genomic region from Actinomycetes bacterium encodes:
- a CDS encoding S8 family peptidase produces MKRTTGHLARVSLVALCATALVPLSASVSAAETSPSQADAQESVTAQQDYLVELGNGTSVAEMIDRTDVRKRDIEDKQSGPIFTGAVVNLTPAEAQDLANEPGVREVVPDTPVTISGDAATWGQDRSDQRSGRDGSYTPPGDGSGVHVYVIDTGIDLDHPEFAGRIGDGYDATGGDNFDDCNGHGTHVAGTVGSNVYGLAKQATLYPVKALSCDGYGSTSKVIQSLNWIATNAAAKSVVNMSLGGSANSFLDAKVAEVVAQGIPVVAAAGNDTADACSQSPARAAAAITVGASTSSDTVSGFSNYGTCLDLFAPGSSIRSTRVGQTGGVSYSGTSMASPHVAAAVAIYWSVFPGANASQIATGIQEWATTGELSSTPAGSPNRLLYVRFDGSNPPAPEPAPAPDPAPEPAPVPETAEIPMPPPIPDPVQAAPLTDYSPGKVSKKIGKKRAKLSWNAIAAAESYVIKIKQRTRGKTKASFEVPSSSVTLTGLDRKAKYKVKVFGKSGPERSKSSKTKVRTK; encoded by the coding sequence ATGAAGAGGACTACTGGGCACCTTGCTCGGGTTAGCCTAGTCGCTTTATGCGCTACTGCACTGGTACCACTGTCCGCCAGCGTTTCTGCGGCTGAGACTAGCCCCAGCCAAGCCGACGCGCAGGAGTCGGTGACCGCCCAACAGGACTACCTGGTGGAGCTCGGTAACGGCACCTCGGTCGCCGAGATGATTGACCGAACTGATGTCCGCAAGCGAGATATCGAAGACAAGCAGTCTGGTCCAATCTTCACAGGCGCAGTAGTTAACCTCACTCCCGCTGAGGCACAAGATCTGGCCAATGAACCAGGAGTTCGTGAGGTCGTCCCCGACACTCCAGTGACGATTTCCGGCGATGCAGCGACTTGGGGGCAAGACCGCAGCGATCAGCGCTCTGGGCGAGACGGCAGCTACACGCCACCCGGTGATGGCAGCGGAGTGCACGTCTACGTGATCGACACGGGTATCGACCTCGATCACCCGGAGTTCGCCGGCCGGATCGGCGATGGCTACGACGCCACCGGCGGTGACAACTTTGACGACTGCAACGGCCACGGTACGCATGTGGCCGGCACGGTCGGATCCAACGTCTATGGTCTGGCCAAGCAAGCAACACTGTACCCGGTCAAAGCGTTGAGCTGCGACGGTTACGGATCAACGTCGAAAGTGATTCAGTCGTTGAACTGGATCGCAACGAATGCGGCAGCGAAGTCTGTCGTCAATATGAGTTTGGGCGGTTCAGCGAACAGTTTCCTGGATGCCAAGGTGGCCGAAGTCGTCGCGCAAGGGATCCCGGTCGTTGCCGCAGCTGGCAACGATACCGCCGATGCCTGCAGCCAGTCACCGGCTCGCGCAGCCGCGGCAATCACCGTTGGCGCCAGCACCTCTTCCGACACTGTTTCGGGCTTCTCCAACTACGGAACCTGTCTCGATCTGTTCGCACCGGGTTCGAGTATTCGCTCCACCAGAGTGGGCCAGACCGGAGGTGTCAGCTACAGCGGCACGTCCATGGCCTCCCCCCACGTCGCAGCCGCAGTAGCCATCTATTGGAGCGTTTTTCCAGGGGCCAATGCGAGCCAGATCGCAACTGGCATCCAGGAGTGGGCGACCACCGGCGAACTTTCTAGTACTCCTGCCGGCTCTCCCAACCGATTGCTCTACGTTCGGTTCGACGGATCCAATCCGCCAGCGCCGGAACCCGCGCCAGCTCCAGATCCAGCGCCGGAACCCGCGCCAGTCCCCGAGACCGCTGAAATACCCATGCCACCGCCAATACCTGACCCGGTTCAAGCAGCCCCGCTAACCGACTACAGCCCCGGGAAGGTGAGCAAGAAGATTGGGAAAAAACGGGCGAAGCTGTCCTGGAACGCTATTGCTGCCGCCGAGAGCTACGTCATCAAGATCAAGCAACGGACTCGCGGCAAGACGAAAGCGTCGTTCGAGGTCCCCAGCTCATCCGTGACTCTTACCGGTCTGGACCGTAAGGCCAAGTACAAGGTCAAGGTCTTCGGCAAGTCGGGCCCCGAGCGGTCCAAGTCCTCCAAGACCAAAGTGCGAACCAAATAG